From Apilactobacillus bombintestini:
ATCGTTGGGCACTAAAAAGACTGGCAGCTGGTACATGGTTATTCAAATTGAAACGTTCTGAAATGTTAACGGCACCTACTGGCACACTGATTAAATCACGACGTTTCTTGCCTTGAACTCTTACTAGCTCAATACTGGCACCACCTATATCCATAATCATATAGTCGTTCATTTTAATCTTATTTACTACTCCTAAATAGTCGTAATAAGCTTCTTGACGACCTGATAATACACGAATATTTAAACCCACTTTTTTGCGAACTTTACGAATAAATGCTTTTTGGTTAGCTGCTTGTCTAACTGCTGCTGTAGCAATAGTCATCACCGTAACGTTTTTCATAGAGCTATAAGTTTGTTTAAATGATTTCAATGAATTGATAGTGCGATTAATGGCAACTGGTTGTAATACCTTATCTTTACCCATTCCTTCAGACAGACGACTATCACTCTTACAGCGCTTAATTTCCTCACAATAACCGTCTTCTGAAATTTGGTAAATGGACATTCGAGAAGAGTTCGAACCAATATCGACAATTACTAAATTTTGCATCCCATTCACCCTAAATTTCTATCTTTCGTCGATTATTTGAAGTAATTAATTCCAATAGCGTCTCTAACTTCGTCTAGAGTTTGTGTAGCTACTTTATTAGCTTTTTCACTACCAGCTTTTAGGATATCGTAAACTGCTTGTGGATCTTCAGCAAAACGTTCACGACGTTCTCTAATAGGTTTTAATTCAGCTTGTAAAACTTCATTTAAGTAACGTTTAATCTTAACATCACCTAAACCACCGTGACGATATTGTTCTTTTAATTCAGCTACTTTAGCTTTATCGTCAGCAAAGATGTCTAAGTAAGTAAAGACAGTGTTGCCTTCTACCTTACCAGGATCTTCCACGTGAATATGGTTAGGATCAGTGTACATAGACATAACTTTCTTTTGGATGGTATCAGCATCATCAGATAGGTAGATACAATTGTCTAATGACTTACTCATCTTAGCGTTACCATCTAGACCAGGAATTCTACCCATTCCCTTTGGTGGGAAGTAGCCTTCAGGTTCTACTAAAATATCTTTACCGTAAATACCATTGATGCTTCTTACGATTTCTCTAGTTTGTTCTAGCATAGGTTCTTGGTCTTCACCTACTGGAACTGTGTCGGCTTTAAAAGCAGTAATATCAGCAGCTTGACTTACTGGGTAAATGAAGAATCCAGCTGGTACACTTTCACCGAACTTCTTTTGTTTAATTTCAGTTTTAACAGTTGGGTTTCTCTTCAAACGGTTTACTGAAACTAAGTTTAAATAGTGCATAGTTAATTCATTTAATGCAGGAATTTGTGATTGTACTAAAATAGTAGACTTTTCAGGATCAATTCCTACCGCCAAGTAATCCAATGCTACTTGTAATAGTGAATTTCTAATCTTTTCTGGATCACGAGCATTATCGGTTAATGCTTGCATATCCGCAATCATAATATTGGTATCATATTTACCAGAATTTTGTAGTTGAACACGGTTTTTTAATGAACCTACGTAATGTCCAATGTGTAACTTACCTGTTGGACGATCACCAGTTAAAATAACCTTTTTTTCTGTCATTATTATCTTCCTTTCTAAAAAAAGCGACCCATTGTTATAAACAACAATAGGACGCTTTTAACGCGGTACCACCTAATTTGCAGATAATAATTCTATCTGCCGCTCTGCGATAAAGGTGCATACCTTTTTTTCTCCATTTCGCTAGTCATGATTGCTTTCAGTACCCGCAATCTCCCTGTTAGTCGACATCGCTACTTCTACTTATAACAACTATATTTTACTGGATTTAATAGGGCATGTCAAAAAGGATATTAATTGACATTTAGGCCAAATCTCATTAAAATTGTTGAGCATAATTGTACGAATTTTAAAAATATAAATAGGAGGATAACATGGCAAGTAAAGACCAAGAAAATGAGCAACGTCGTGTGGATGATGTGGTTAACAAAATCGATAAAAGAATTGATAAAACCCAATTAGAATATGAAAAAGCCCATAACGAAACAAAACGTGTTCAACAAAACTACGGTAACAATACTTCTGTTAACTATGTCGAAGTCGATGACCGTATTGAAACTGCTGCCGATTTGCAACAACAAAGAGGATTAGTTAATAAAGTAGTACAAAGTGAATCCATTGTTAAAAATCAATTGGATACTTATAAAAAATTGGCCGACTCACCATACTTTGGACGTATTGATATTCAAGACAGTCCGGATGACAAACCGGAAAGCTTATATATTGGGACTGCATCATTTGTAGATAATAAAGAAAATTTTCTGGTCTATGATTGGCGTGCCCCTATTTCTAGTATCTACTATAACGGTACTTTAGGTAAGGTGGCTTACAAAACACCGGCTGGAAATCAATCAACTAACTTAAAATTAAAACGTCAATTTCAAATATCACACGGAAAGATCAACAATATGTTTGATACTAATGAAACCGTGGGTGATGAAATGCTACAGAACGTGTTAGGACAACAACACGATGAAGTAATGCAAAATATTGTTTCTACTATTCAAAAGGAACAAAACGATATCATCCGTGATACTTACAACGATTTGTTAGTAGTACAAGGAGTTGCTGGATCAGGTAAAACATCTGCTATCTTACAACGAATTGCCTTTTTGCTATATCACAGTCGTAGTTCTTTACAAGCAGATCAAATTATTTTGTTCTCACCTAACCGCTTGTTCTCTCACTATATTTCTGATGTTTTACCTAGTTTAGGTGAACGTAACATGCGTCAGGTTACTCTACAAGAATTCATTGATCATCGTATGGAAGGACTTAAAGTAGAAAGTCTATTTGAACAATATGAAAAGAAAGATGTCATTTCTGACGAAGCCAAAAGTATTCACGACTTCAAAGAAAGTCATCAATACATGCAAATGATTTATGATTATGTAAATAACTTAAAACCTGCTGATATGGCATTTCAAGATATCATGATTGATGGATATGCATTCTTTGATAGCGACGTCATTCGCGACATCTATGCTTCACAACCTAAATTATTAAAGCCTGCAGAAAAGTTTTTACGTACTAAGAATCGTTTGATTGAAATATTAAAGAAACGTGTAGAAGTAGAAGCTTACAAACCATGGGTAGATAATGAAATTGATCAATTAAATTCAGAACAATATCATGACTTTATGATTGGACATGAATTAGGTAGTTTCCAAGATGAAGATGATGAAAGATTCTTTATTGCTAAACAAATAGCTACACAACACTTCAGAAAAGTATATGATGCTATTTTCAATGGCGCATTCTTCGACCCATATGTTCAATATATGAGGTTTATGCACCAAGTTAACTACCCAATAGATGTAAGCAGTGCAGAATGGCATAAATCTATTAAAGCATTTGATTCCTTATTGGAATTACATCGTATCAAGTTAGATAATGCTACTCCCCTACTTTATTTGCGTGACTTAATGGTAGGTGGCGGTCAAAACCGTAACATGCAATATCTATTCGTTGATGAAATGCAAGATTATTCCATTGCTCAATTAGTTTATATTAAACATGCTTTCCCTAATACCAAAATTAATTTAATTGGTGACAGTGAACAAGCATTATTTAAAGAAGTACAAGCACCGGAAGAATTATTAAGTAAATTAAATGAAGCATTTGCTACTAAGAAATCTCGTTTAATTACTCTACGTCGTTCTTACCGTTCTACTTATCCTATTACTAATTTTGCTAAATCCATGTTACCTAATGGTGATGATATAGAAGCATTTAACCGTCCTGGAAAAGATCCAGAAATCATTATTCGTTATGATGAAGATCAAGCTATGGATGCATTAATTAAAACTGCTAAGCGTGAATTAAAAGAAGAAGGTACAGTGGCTATTATCACTAAGAACTTAAAAGAAGCCGAAAGCCTTCACCAACACACTTATCATGAGTTACATCCTAACTTGTTATCTGATACTGATTCATCCTTACCTAAAGGAGTAGTCATTATGCCTATTTATTTAGCTAAGGGACTAGAATTTGATTCAGTAATTTCTTGGAATGTATCTGAAGAAAATTATCCAAACGAAAAATATGTAGGTATTTTATATACCATCGCTACTAGAGCTATGCATAGTTTAACTATGATCAGTATCGGTAAAGTTTCTCCAGTAATTGCTAATTCACATCTAGCTATGGAAAACTTAAAAATTAATCACAGCATGTAAATAAAAAAGAGACTAGCCAAACGGTTAGTCTCTTTTAGTTTATGTTCATTTTATATAGAAGCCGTTTCCGGGATTTGAACCCGGGACCTCTTCCTTACCATGGAAACGCTCTACCTCCTGAGCTAAAACGGCAATATTAAATAAAAGGCCTTCGATAAAAACCGAAGACCTTTTATATTTATTGCGCGGCGACGTCCTACCCTTGCAGAGGGCGATCCCTCAACTACTCTCGGCGTTTAGAAGCTTAACTTCTGTGTTCGGCATGGGAACAGGTGTGTCCTTCTAGCTATCGCCACCACACTATTTTATTTGAAAGAACTTCGTTCTCTCAAAACTAGATATTATTTACTTCTCCGATACTTACCTTACTTGGTTAAGTCCTCGACCAATTAGTACTAGTCCGCTCCATACATTGCTGCACTTCCACTTCTAGCCTATCTACCTAATCATCTCTTAGGGGTCTTACTTCCATAAAGGAATGGGAAATTTCATCTCGGGGTCGGTTTCACACTTAGATGCTTTCAGCGTTTATCTCATCCATACATAGCTACCCAGCGGTGCCCTTGGCAGGACAACTGGTACACCAGCGGTATGTCCATCTCGGTCCTCTCGTACTAGAGACAGCTTCCCTCAAATTTCCTACGCCCGCGACGGATAGGGACCGAACTGTCTCACGACGTTCTGAACCCAGCTCGCGTACCGCTTTAATGGGCGAACAGCCCAACCCTTGGGACCAACTACAGCCCCAGGATGCGATGAGCCGACATCGAGGTGCCAAACCTCCCCGTCGATGTGAACTCTTGGGGGAGATAAGCCTGTTATCCCCAGGGTAGCTTTTATCCGTTGAGCGATGGCCCTTCCATGCGGAACCACCGGATCACTAAGCCCGACTTTCGTCCCTGCTCGACCTGTCTGTCTCGCAGTCAAGCTCCCTTTTGCCTTTACACTCGATGAATGATTTCCAACCATTCTGAGGGAACCTTTGGGCGCCTCCGTTACTGTTTGGGAGGCGACCGCCCCAGTCAAACTGCCAATCAGACACTGTCTCCCGCCACGTTCAGTGGCGCGGGTTAGAGTGTTAGCACAGCGAGGGTAGTATCCCAACAATGCCTCCACCGAAACTAGCGTTCCGGTTTCCACGGCTCCTACCTATCCTGTACAAGCTATGTCAACACCCAATATCAAATTACAGTAAAGCTCCATGGGGTCTTTCCGTCCTGTCGCGGGTAACCTGCTTCTTCACAGGTATCTCAATTTCACCGAGTCTCTCGTTGAGACAGTGCTCAGATCGTTACGCCTTTCGTGCGGGTCGGAACTTACCCGACAAGGAATTTCGCTACCTTAGGACCGTTATAGTTACGGCCGCCGTTTACTGGGGCTTCGCTTCTGAGCTTCGCCGAAGCTAACTCATCCGCTTAACCTTCCAGCACCGGGCAGGCGTCAGCCCCTATACTTCATCTTACGATTTTGCAGAAACCTGTGTTTTTGATAAACAGTCGCCTGAGCCTTTTCACTGCGGCTACACTTGCGTGTAGCACCCCTTCTCCCGAAGTTACGGGGTCATTTTGCCGAGTTCCTTAACGAGAGTTCACTCGCTCACCTTAGGATACTCTCCTTGACTACCTGTGTCGGTTTGCGGTACGGGTAGTTAATTACTCACTAGAAGCTTTTCTCGGCAGCGTGACATGACCCACTTCTCTACTTTATTTCGATCCTCATCATGACTTGTCAACACGCTGATAAGCATTTCACTCATCAACTGACTTATCACTTGAACACACATATCCAACAGTGTGCATGGGTTAGCCTTCTGCGTCCCTCCATCGTTCAAACATAATTAACTAGTACAGGAATCTCAACCTGTTATCCATCGCCTACGCCTCTAGGCCTCGGCTTAGGTCCCGACTTACCCTGGGAGGACGAGCCTTCCCCAGGAAACCTTAGTCAATCGGTGGAATAGATTCTCACTATTCTTTCGCTACTCATACCGGCATTCTCACTTCTAAGCGCTCCATCAGTCCTTGCGGTCCAACTTCGTTGCCCTTAGAACGCTCTCCTATCACATGACTACGTCATGTCCACAATCTCGGTAATATGCTTAGCCCCGGTAAATTTTCGGCGCAAAATCACTCGACTAGTGAGCTATTACGCACTCTTTAAATGGTGGCTGCTTCTGAGCCAACATCCTAGTTGTCTATGCAACTTCACATCCTTTTCCACTCAGCATATATTTAGGGACCTTAATTGGTGGTCTGGGCTGTTCCCCTTTCGACGGTGGATCTTATCACTCATCGTCTGACTCCCGGACATATAAATCAATGGTATTCGGAGTTTATCTGAATTCAGTAACCCATGACGGGCCCCTCATCCAAACAGTGGCTCTACCTCCATGATTCTAAGTCCGAGGCTAGCCCTAAAGCTATTTCGGAGAGAACCAGCTATCTCCAAGTTCGTTTGGAATTTCACCGCTACCCACATTTCATCCCAGCACTTTTCAACGTACACGGGTTCGGCCCTCCGGTGCGTTTTACCGCACTTTCAGCCTGAACATGGGTAGATCACCTGGTTTCGGGTCTATCTCAACATACTGTAACGCCCTATTCAGACTCGCTTTCGCTACGGCTCCGATCTTTCCGTCTTAACCTTGCATGTTAACATAACTCGCCGGTTCATTCTACAAGAGGCACGCCATCACTCATTAACGAGCTCTGACTGCTTGTAGGCACATGGTTTCAGGAACTATTTCACTCCCCTTCCGGGGTGCTTTTCACCTTTCCCTCACGGTACTGGTTCACTATCGGTCACTAGGGAGTATTTAGCTTTGGGAGATGGTCCTCCCGGTTTCCGACGACGTTTCACGTGTGTCGCCGTACTCAGGATCCTGAACTGAGGTTAATTGATTTCGTCTACGGGGCTATCACCCTGTATCGCTTAACTTCCCAGATAATTCGACTATCAATTAACTTGGTAACTCAAATGTTCAGTCCTACAACCCCAAAGAGCAAGCTCTTTGGTTTGAGCTGTTCCCCGTTCGCTCGCCGCTACTTAGGGAATCGAAATTTCTTTCTCTTCCTGTGGGTACTGAGATGTTTCAGTTCCCCACGTCTGCCTCTAATTAACTACTCAGTTCATTAATTAGTAATAATCGATTAAGATTATTGAGTTTCCTCATTCGGAAATCTCCGGATCAAAGCTTACGTACAGCTCCCCGAAGCATATCGGTGTTAGTCCCGTCCTTCATCGGCTCCTAGTGCCAAGGCATCCACCATGCGCCCTTCATAACTTAACCTATTCATCACTACGTGATGTTTGGTTAATTGAGTATTACGAATAAACTATATTTTAAAACTCAAAATAACGCGGTGTTCTCGGTTGAAATTGTATTAAATACAAATTCAATATAGAAATTAAATAATATCTAGTTTTCAAAGAACCAAGTTAGAGAGGTAAACCTCTCAAAACTGAATAAGATTGATACATTCTAATGTAAGTTTCCGAAATTTTCCTTAGAAAGGAGGTGATCCAGCCGCAGGTTCTCCTACGGCTACCTTGTTACGACTTCACCCTAATCATCTGTCCCACCTTAGACGACTGGCTCCCGAAGGTTACCCCATCGTCTTTGGGTGTTACAAACTCTCATGGTGTGACGGGCGGTGTGTACAAGGCCCGGGAACGTATTCACCGTGGCATGCTGATCCACGATTACTAGTGATTCCAACTTCATGCAGGCGAGTTGCAGCCTGCAATCCGAACTGAGAATGGCTTTAAGAGATTAGCTTGACCTCGCGGTTTTGCGACTCGTTGTACCATCCATTGTAGCACGTGTGTAGCCCAGGTCATAAGGGGCATGATGATTTGACGTCATCCCCACCTTCCTCCGGTTTATCACCGGCAGTCTCACTAGAGTGCCCAACTAAATGCTGGCAACTAATAATAAGGGTTGCGCTCGTTGCGGGACTTAACCCAACATCTCACGACACGAGCTGACGACAACCATGCACCACCTGTCATTCTGTCCCCGAAGGGAACGCCTAATCTCTTAGGTTGGCAGAAGATGTCAAGACCTGGTAAGGTTCTTCGCGTAGCATCGAATTAAACCACATGCTCCACCACTTGTGCGGGCCCCCGTCAATTCCTTTGAGTTTCAACCTTGCGGTCGTACTCCCCAGGCGGAATGCTTAATGCGTTAGCTGCGGCACTGAAGGGCGGAAACCCTCCAACACCTAGCATTCATCGTTTACGGCATGGACTACCAGGGTATCTAATCCTGTTCGCTACCCATGCTTTCGAGCCTCAGCGTCAGTAACAGACCAGAAAGCCGCCTTCGCCACTGGTGTTCTTCCATATATCTACGCATTTCACCGCTACACATGGAGTTCCACTTTCCTCTTCTGTACTCAAGTCTCGTAGTTTCCACTGCACTTCCTCAGTTAAGCTGAGGGCTTTCACAGCAGACTTACAAGACCGCCTGCGCTCGCTTTACGCCCAATAAATCCGGACAACGCTTGCCACCTACGTATTACCGCGGCTGCTGGCACGTAGTTAGCCGTGGCTTTCTGGTTAAATACCGTCAAAGCGTAAACAGTTACTCTTACACTTGTTCTTCTTTAACAACAGAGTTTTACGAGCCGAAACCCTTCATCACTCACGCGGCGTTGCTCCATCAGACTTTCGTCCATTGTGGAAGATTCCCTACTGCTGCCTCCCGTAGGAGTCTGGGCCGTGTCTCAGTCCCAATGTGGCCGATTACCCTCTCAGGTCGGCTACGTATCATCGCCTTGGTGGGCTTTTATCTCACCAACTAGCTAATACGGCGCGGGTCCATCCAAAAGTGATAGCAGAGCCATCTTTCAAATTAAAACCATGCGGTTTTAATTCATATGCGGTATTAGCATTTGTTTCCAAATGTTATCCCCCACTTAAGGGCAGGTTACCCACGTGTTACTCACCAGTTCGCCACTCGCTCCGAATCCAAAAAATCATTTATGCAAGCATAAAATCAATTTTGGGAGAGCTCGTTCGACTTGCATGTATTAGGCACGCCGCCAGCGTTCGTCCTGAGCCAGGATCAAACTCTCATCTTAAAAGATGAAAAGCTTAACTTAGCTCTTCTGAATAAATTGTTATTTTATAAGCGAATTGACTTCGCAATGTTTAATTCTTATAACTTTGTTATAAGATTCCTTACACATCATCGAATTATCAATCTTGTTCAGTTTTCAAAGATCTACCAATTTGATTACCAGCTTTATCAGCCAGCTTACTAATTATATCATGTTATCAACTTAACGTCAACAACTTTTTATA
This genomic window contains:
- the trpS gene encoding tryptophan--tRNA ligase, whose amino-acid sequence is MTEKKVILTGDRPTGKLHIGHYVGSLKNRVQLQNSGKYDTNIMIADMQALTDNARDPEKIRNSLLQVALDYLAVGIDPEKSTILVQSQIPALNELTMHYLNLVSVNRLKRNPTVKTEIKQKKFGESVPAGFFIYPVSQAADITAFKADTVPVGEDQEPMLEQTREIVRSINGIYGKDILVEPEGYFPPKGMGRIPGLDGNAKMSKSLDNCIYLSDDADTIQKKVMSMYTDPNHIHVEDPGKVEGNTVFTYLDIFADDKAKVAELKEQYRHGGLGDVKIKRYLNEVLQAELKPIRERRERFAEDPQAVYDILKAGSEKANKVATQTLDEVRDAIGINYFK
- a CDS encoding Ppx/GppA family phosphatase produces the protein MQNLVIVDIGSNSSRMSIYQISEDGYCEEIKRCKSDSRLSEGMGKDKVLQPVAINRTINSLKSFKQTYSSMKNVTVMTIATAAVRQAANQKAFIRKVRKKVGLNIRVLSGRQEAYYDYLGVVNKIKMNDYMIMDIGGASIELVRVQGKKRRDLISVPVGAVNISERFNLNNHVPAASLFSAQRFLKDVFHRVPWLKKADHYQLVVLGGAARTLARINQNHQRFRNNDTLNGYHLNQHRVLSTFEYLLRNDLKHRKQIRGLESERADIILGGLLPLITVIDELDSRRIVFSEGGVREGLINEYIRKHYKNY
- the helD gene encoding RNA polymerase recycling motor HelD; this translates as MASKDQENEQRRVDDVVNKIDKRIDKTQLEYEKAHNETKRVQQNYGNNTSVNYVEVDDRIETAADLQQQRGLVNKVVQSESIVKNQLDTYKKLADSPYFGRIDIQDSPDDKPESLYIGTASFVDNKENFLVYDWRAPISSIYYNGTLGKVAYKTPAGNQSTNLKLKRQFQISHGKINNMFDTNETVGDEMLQNVLGQQHDEVMQNIVSTIQKEQNDIIRDTYNDLLVVQGVAGSGKTSAILQRIAFLLYHSRSSLQADQIILFSPNRLFSHYISDVLPSLGERNMRQVTLQEFIDHRMEGLKVESLFEQYEKKDVISDEAKSIHDFKESHQYMQMIYDYVNNLKPADMAFQDIMIDGYAFFDSDVIRDIYASQPKLLKPAEKFLRTKNRLIEILKKRVEVEAYKPWVDNEIDQLNSEQYHDFMIGHELGSFQDEDDERFFIAKQIATQHFRKVYDAIFNGAFFDPYVQYMRFMHQVNYPIDVSSAEWHKSIKAFDSLLELHRIKLDNATPLLYLRDLMVGGGQNRNMQYLFVDEMQDYSIAQLVYIKHAFPNTKINLIGDSEQALFKEVQAPEELLSKLNEAFATKKSRLITLRRSYRSTYPITNFAKSMLPNGDDIEAFNRPGKDPEIIIRYDEDQAMDALIKTAKRELKEEGTVAIITKNLKEAESLHQHTYHELHPNLLSDTDSSLPKGVVIMPIYLAKGLEFDSVISWNVSEENYPNEKYVGILYTIATRAMHSLTMISIGKVSPVIANSHLAMENLKINHSM